The genomic window AATTGTTGTTAAAAACATTGCCAGATTTATTAGCTAACAAGTTGACACCAACTCCGCAAGATGAATCACTCGTTAGTTTTTCTCCAAATATTTCACGAGAAGAAGAAAGAATTGATTGGAATAAAACAGCCCAAGAAATCGACTGCCAAGTTAGAGGAATGCGTCCGTGGCCGGTAGCTTACGCGATGTATCAAGACAAAAGATGGAAATTGTGGGACGTGCAACCGGTACAAGATAAAACCACAGATAAATCTCCAGGGACGATTATTTTTAAAGATAAACATAGCTTGCAAGTAGCTTGTGGCAAGGAAAGTGTTTTACAATTAAATACTATCCAACCAGCAGGAAAAGGCCAATTAAGTGTGACAGATTTTCTAAATGGAATCGGAAAAACAGTGGAAGTAGGAGACGTTCTTGAGTAAACAAAAACAAGTACCAAAACACATTAAACACACAGCTCGTTATACAGCACTAGAATTACTAACGAAAATTGCGAACAATCAAGCTTATTCAAATGTTTTGATCAATGAAGCAATTAAACGCCATCAGCTATCTGATAAAGATGCCCGTTTAATGACAGAAATTGTCTATGGCACAATCAGTCGTCACTTGACATTAGAGTATTATTTAGCTCCTTTTATTAAAAAAGCTAAAAAAGTCGATACATGGGTAAAACAATTATTATACTTATCAATGTATCAAATGCTTTATCTGGATAAAGTTCCTGAGTATGGTATTTTTAATGACGCTGTGACGATTGCTAAAGCAAAAGGAAATCCTGGTATTGGAAAATTTGTTAACGGCGTATTGCGTAACATTCAACGTCATGGAGTGCCTTCTATAGATGATATTAAAGATGATGTAGAACGTTTATCAATTGCAATTAGTATGCCTTTATGGTTAACCAAACGTTTGATAGATGATATTGGATTTGAAGAGACCAAACAACTAGGAGAATCACTTTTGACACCAAGTCATGTGAGTGCACGAATAGATACACGAGTCATTGCAAGAGATGAAGCGATTAACGTGTTGCGTGAAGAAGGATTAGAAGTAGAGGAAAGTCAGATTTCACCTTATGGAGTCGTTGCTGAAAAAGGATTTTTAGCAAGTAGTTCATTGTTTAAAGAGGGAAGAATGACCATTCAAGATGAAAGTTCTATGTTAGTCGCACCAAGTATGCAAATCAATGCAAGTGATACTGTGTTAGATGCCTGTGCAGCACCTGGTGGGAAGACGACACATATCGCCACTTTTTTAGAAGCGGATAAAGGCGGAAAAGTGATTTCATTAGACATTCATCAACATAAAATAAAATTAATCGAGTCAAATGCAGAAAGATTACATGTTGAAGATGTTGTTGAGGCGATATTATTAGATGCAAGAGAAGTGAAAAATAACTTTCCAGATGATTATTTTGACCGAGTGCTAATTGATGCACCATGTTCAGGTTTAGGATTATTACGTCGAAAACCAGATATTAAATATCATAAAACTCCTGAAGATTTTATGAACTTGCAACGGATTCAATTAGAAATTTTAGAAAGTATTGTGTCAAAAGTATCGCAATGCGGTATAATTACGTATAGTACATGTACGTTAACTCATGAAGAAAATAAAGATGTGGTAGAGAAGTTTTTAAACAAACATCCTGAATTTGAGTTGATAGATGTTTCTGGAGCAGAAGAACTAGAAAAAAGTTATCACCAGAAACAATTACAATTATACCCGCATCATTACCATACAGATGGATTTTTCATCAGTTGTTTCAAACGAAAAGCATAGATTAAGGGAGTGTAAACATGCAAATTGAATTCCAAACGAGTGTAGGACGTAAGAGAAAAAATAATCAAGATACTGTTGGTGTCTATAAAAATAAAAAAAATATTACGTTAGCTATTGTAGCTGACGGAATGGGTGGACATCAAGCTGGAGACACAGCAAGTTATCTTGCTGTTACTGGATTAGGCGAAGTTTGGGAAGAAACCATGTTAACTCAAAAAGATGATGTGTGTGATTGGTTAGTCGATCATATACAAGAAGAAAATGCACGAATTTTTGATCAAGGAAGTACAAACCCAGAGATGTTTGGTATGGGGACAACCATCGTTTCTACGGTTATTTTAGAAGATGAATTAATTTTAGCGCATGTGGGCGATAGCCGAGCTTATATTGTGCGTGATAAAGAAATTAAGCAATTAACAGATGATCATTCATTAGTGAATGAATTGATAAAAACAGGTGAAATTTCAGCAGAAATGGCACAAAATCATCCTAAGAAAAATATTTTGGTTCGTTCAATCGGCGTACCAGGTGAAGTGGAAGTAGATATTTCTCTTATCTCATTTAAACCACAGGACATGATTTTACTAT from Vagococcus martis includes these protein-coding regions:
- the rsmB gene encoding 16S rRNA (cytosine(967)-C(5))-methyltransferase RsmB, with the protein product MSKQKQVPKHIKHTARYTALELLTKIANNQAYSNVLINEAIKRHQLSDKDARLMTEIVYGTISRHLTLEYYLAPFIKKAKKVDTWVKQLLYLSMYQMLYLDKVPEYGIFNDAVTIAKAKGNPGIGKFVNGVLRNIQRHGVPSIDDIKDDVERLSIAISMPLWLTKRLIDDIGFEETKQLGESLLTPSHVSARIDTRVIARDEAINVLREEGLEVEESQISPYGVVAEKGFLASSSLFKEGRMTIQDESSMLVAPSMQINASDTVLDACAAPGGKTTHIATFLEADKGGKVISLDIHQHKIKLIESNAERLHVEDVVEAILLDAREVKNNFPDDYFDRVLIDAPCSGLGLLRRKPDIKYHKTPEDFMNLQRIQLEILESIVSKVSQCGIITYSTCTLTHEENKDVVEKFLNKHPEFELIDVSGAEELEKSYHQKQLQLYPHHYHTDGFFISCFKRKA
- a CDS encoding Stp1/IreP family PP2C-type Ser/Thr phosphatase; translated protein: MQIEFQTSVGRKRKNNQDTVGVYKNKKNITLAIVADGMGGHQAGDTASYLAVTGLGEVWEETMLTQKDDVCDWLVDHIQEENARIFDQGSTNPEMFGMGTTIVSTVILEDELILAHVGDSRAYIVRDKEIKQLTDDHSLVNELIKTGEISAEMAQNHPKKNILVRSIGVPGEVEVDISLISFKPQDMILLCSDGLTNMLTDDEIKEVMLTDSLLKNRVEKLIELANIAGGTDNITVLIIDFDDDLQEDTP